A single genomic interval of Pontibacter deserti harbors:
- a CDS encoding zinc metallopeptidase, with the protein MISIMLASWLVSWRLKSKFKQYSQTPLSSGMSGREVAEQMLADNGITDVRVISVAGRLTDHYNPTDKTVNLSEYVYDARSAAAAAVAAHECGHAVQHAKAYSFLKFRSAMVPALSIASRYMQWILLIGILMLQSTPIPLAIGVALFGLTTLFSFITLPVEFDASKRALAWISTNNIVTKQEYGMAKDALKWAALTYVVAALGSLATLLYYASLLAGRRD; encoded by the coding sequence ATGATTTCCATTATGCTTGCAAGCTGGCTTGTAAGCTGGAGATTAAAAAGCAAGTTTAAGCAATACTCTCAGACACCACTAAGCTCTGGTATGAGTGGCCGCGAAGTGGCAGAACAAATGCTGGCTGATAACGGCATTACTGATGTGCGTGTTATTTCGGTAGCGGGCCGCCTGACAGACCATTACAACCCAACTGATAAAACAGTAAACCTGAGCGAGTATGTGTATGATGCCCGTAGCGCAGCAGCAGCGGCAGTAGCAGCCCACGAATGCGGACACGCCGTGCAGCACGCCAAAGCTTATAGTTTCCTGAAATTCCGTTCGGCTATGGTGCCTGCGCTAAGTATAGCCTCACGTTACATGCAGTGGATCCTGCTGATCGGTATTTTAATGTTGCAGTCTACACCTATTCCGTTGGCAATTGGCGTGGCTTTGTTTGGCCTTACTACGTTATTTAGTTTTATAACACTGCCTGTAGAGTTTGATGCCAGTAAGAGAGCCCTGGCCTGGATCAGTACAAACAATATTGTAACGAAGCAGGAATATGGTATGGCAAAAGACGCACTTAAATGGGCTGCCTTAACCTATGTGGTAGCTGCCCTTGGTTCGCTGGCAACTTTATTATATTATGCATCATTATTAGCAGGTCGTCGCGATTAA
- a CDS encoding acyl-CoA dehydrogenase gives MNFQLTEEHLAVQEAAREFAQTELLPGVIERDEHQKFPAEQIKKMGELGFLGMMVDPKYGGGGMDTISYVLAMEEISKVDASASVVMSVNNSLVCWGLEKYGNEEQKQKYLTRLATGEIIGAFCLSEPEAGSDATSQRTTAIDMGDHYLLNGTKNWITNGSTASVYLVIAQTDVAKGHRGINALIVERGMEGFEIGPKENKLGIRGSDTHSLMFTDVKVPKENRIGEDGFGFKFAMSTLAGGRIGIASQALGIASGAYELAVKYSKERKAFGVEIAKHQAIQFKLADMATNIEAARLLCLQAAYDKDSHADYGKSGAMAKLFASKVAMDTTIEAVQVHGGYGFVKEYHVERLMRDAKITQIYEGTSEIQKIVISRELLK, from the coding sequence ATGAACTTTCAGTTAACAGAAGAACACCTGGCTGTGCAGGAAGCTGCCCGCGAATTTGCCCAGACAGAATTATTACCTGGTGTAATTGAGCGCGATGAGCACCAGAAATTTCCGGCAGAGCAAATCAAGAAAATGGGTGAGCTTGGCTTCCTTGGTATGATGGTAGACCCGAAGTACGGCGGCGGCGGTATGGACACCATCTCTTATGTACTGGCTATGGAAGAGATCTCTAAAGTAGATGCTTCTGCTTCTGTTGTAATGTCTGTTAACAACTCGCTTGTTTGCTGGGGCCTTGAGAAGTATGGTAACGAAGAGCAAAAGCAGAAATACCTGACGCGTCTTGCTACAGGTGAGATCATCGGAGCATTCTGTTTATCAGAGCCGGAAGCTGGTTCTGATGCTACTTCACAGCGTACTACAGCCATTGATATGGGCGACCACTACCTGCTGAACGGAACAAAGAACTGGATCACGAACGGTAGTACTGCATCGGTATACCTAGTAATCGCTCAGACAGACGTGGCCAAAGGTCACCGTGGTATCAATGCGCTTATTGTTGAGCGTGGCATGGAAGGCTTCGAGATTGGTCCGAAAGAAAATAAATTAGGTATCCGTGGCTCTGATACACATTCTTTGATGTTTACAGACGTTAAGGTGCCAAAAGAAAACCGCATAGGTGAAGATGGCTTCGGCTTTAAGTTCGCTATGTCTACGCTGGCAGGTGGCCGTATTGGTATTGCTTCGCAGGCATTAGGTATAGCATCAGGTGCTTACGAGCTGGCAGTTAAATATTCGAAAGAGCGCAAGGCATTTGGTGTAGAGATCGCGAAGCACCAGGCTATCCAGTTTAAGCTGGCTGATATGGCTACAAATATCGAGGCTGCACGTCTGCTTTGCTTACAGGCTGCTTACGATAAAGACTCTCATGCTGACTATGGTAAGTCTGGCGCTATGGCAAAACTTTTTGCATCAAAAGTGGCGATGGATACAACTATAGAAGCAGTTCAGGTGCATGGTGGTTACGGTTTCGTGAAAGAGTACCATGTGGAGCGTTTAATGCGCGATGCAAAAATTACACAGATATACGAAGGCACTTCTGAGATACAGAAAATAGTAATTTCGAGAGAACTGCTAAAGTAG
- a CDS encoding AraC family transcriptional regulator, whose translation MEDYNKIIESLGVRFIKAKNLVLQQPFTVRNYYDVGNNLILLHKGSIIYGDEEQQVEEGELLFIPGGRSTRVRYGSGEGKVISNDDLITNKEKFFKNNSDLDLIGDAEESHSFVSFEAKVFDSVNFFASLDVPAFLISGNNKLANLVIKVVEESMQDLPGKERLINIYTENIVVEIVRHILRNRMFVEQLATNSTYFKDPRLIDLFNYIKENLGGDLSNKVLSNVANVSEDYVGQYFKMLTGINPQDYIEYQRMERAVFLLRTTKKSIREIGKEVGYKDTAYFCRRFKMMFGIPAGKMRRRESAMNI comes from the coding sequence ATGGAAGATTACAATAAAATTATTGAATCGCTTGGGGTGCGGTTCATTAAGGCTAAGAATCTGGTGTTGCAGCAACCATTTACGGTTCGCAACTACTATGATGTTGGCAACAACCTGATACTGCTCCACAAGGGGAGTATAATTTACGGCGATGAGGAGCAACAGGTAGAAGAAGGGGAGCTGCTGTTTATTCCGGGAGGCCGAAGCACGCGTGTAAGGTATGGCTCTGGTGAAGGTAAGGTAATCTCTAACGACGACCTGATCACTAACAAAGAGAAATTCTTTAAGAACAACAGCGACCTTGACCTGATTGGTGATGCGGAAGAAAGCCACAGCTTTGTGAGCTTCGAAGCAAAAGTGTTCGATTCAGTTAACTTCTTTGCATCCCTGGATGTGCCTGCGTTCCTGATCTCAGGAAACAACAAGCTGGCTAACCTGGTGATCAAAGTGGTAGAAGAGAGCATGCAGGACCTGCCAGGTAAAGAACGTTTGATCAATATCTACACTGAAAACATCGTAGTAGAGATCGTGCGTCACATACTTCGTAACAGAATGTTTGTGGAGCAGCTGGCAACCAACAGCACGTACTTTAAAGATCCACGCCTCATAGATCTGTTCAACTACATTAAGGAGAACTTAGGTGGCGATTTATCAAACAAGGTGCTTTCTAACGTTGCGAACGTATCTGAGGATTATGTAGGGCAGTACTTCAAAATGCTGACAGGTATAAACCCTCAGGATTACATCGAGTACCAGCGTATGGAGCGTGCCGTGTTCTTACTTAGAACTACTAAGAAGAGCATCCGTGAGATCGGTAAAGAAGTTGGTTACAAAGATACCGCTTACTTCTGCCGTCGCTTTAAGATGATGTTCGGTATTCCTGCCGGTAAGATGCGTCGTCGCGAATCAGCGATGAATATCTAA
- a CDS encoding geranylgeranylglyceryl/heptaprenylglyceryl phosphate synthase yields MPFNNFREKQQPKSTGRKHFAVLLDPDNLDEARCLQLLHMSEASHVDFFFVGGSLITTDNQASIIQLIKQHSQIPVILFPSNSLHIDKQADGILLLSLISGRNPEFLIGQHVLSSPILKASQLQVYPTGYMLVDCGRQTTASYMSGTTPIPYDKPAIATCTAMAGELLGLKYIYLDGGSGAAKPISAEMISAVREAVDVPVIVGGGINTVEKAKAALEAGADVIVVGNHIEKNPGFLAEVSSVVNSYNPALDIHR; encoded by the coding sequence ATGCCATTTAATAACTTTCGCGAAAAGCAGCAGCCCAAAAGTACAGGCAGAAAACATTTTGCCGTTTTGCTAGACCCGGATAACCTGGATGAGGCAAGATGTCTGCAACTGCTGCACATGAGCGAAGCCAGCCACGTCGATTTTTTCTTTGTGGGTGGCAGCCTGATTACCACAGATAACCAGGCAAGTATCATACAGTTAATAAAACAGCATAGCCAGATTCCGGTTATACTTTTCCCAAGCAACAGTTTGCACATCGATAAACAGGCAGATGGCATACTGTTGCTTTCTCTTATTTCAGGCCGCAACCCTGAATTCCTGATCGGCCAGCACGTACTTTCCTCACCTATACTTAAAGCAAGCCAGTTACAGGTTTATCCTACAGGTTATATGCTTGTAGATTGTGGCCGACAGACTACGGCATCTTACATGAGCGGCACCACACCTATACCTTACGATAAGCCTGCCATTGCCACCTGCACCGCTATGGCCGGCGAATTGCTTGGGCTAAAGTATATTTACCTGGATGGTGGCAGCGGCGCAGCAAAACCAATAAGCGCTGAAATGATTTCTGCTGTACGCGAGGCTGTAGATGTGCCGGTTATAGTTGGCGGTGGCATTAATACTGTAGAAAAAGCAAAGGCAGCTTTAGAAGCAGGTGCGGATGTAATTGTGGTTGGTAACCATATAGAAAAAAACCCCGGCTTTCTGGCCGAGGTTTCTTCAGTAGTTAATTCTTATAATCCTGCCTTAGATATTCATCGCTGA
- a CDS encoding phage holin family protein, protein MAMQDNGTKEKNTHIIENLMGYIDTRIDIIRLEVQEKIKSSFVGIVHGVLLGLVGFMCLIFVNIFLGLLLNHLLDSTFWGFGIIALFYVVLLVILVVGLDKKMFQGVADKTFDNTIYKTDKREKSI, encoded by the coding sequence ATGGCTATGCAAGACAACGGCACAAAAGAAAAAAATACGCATATTATCGAGAACCTGATGGGATATATCGATACGCGTATTGATATTATACGATTAGAGGTTCAAGAGAAGATAAAGTCTTCGTTTGTAGGAATTGTACATGGCGTACTATTGGGTTTAGTAGGTTTTATGTGCCTTATTTTTGTAAATATTTTCCTGGGCCTGCTGTTAAACCACCTCCTCGACAGTACGTTTTGGGGCTTCGGTATCATTGCCTTATTTTATGTTGTGCTGTTGGTTATACTTGTAGTTGGCTTAGATAAAAAGATGTTCCAGGGCGTAGCTGATAAAACATTTGACAATACAATTTACAAGACAGATAAAAGAGAAAAATCTATATGA
- a CDS encoding DnaJ domain-containing protein yields MDQTFYTVLGISPAATQQEVKHAYKKLAVKYHPDKNPGNKQAEDKFKLINTAYQTLSNPGKRARYDLKLQYLRERQRVVQQYQPYYNERYRYTREPAPVSERYYRTIRTQERKFSRKDLYITIAFVSGILLFSLLLKVVMDHIAGEDKYKTALSYIKDGKYSSAHRLLSDAIDFKPQHAAAYKERGRLELNVFEDYEAALEDFNQVIALDKKPSAEVYFMRGVSKQHLSSYLQAETDLNQAIQLNQKLWDAYLARGEVRLFYLQKYKPALSDLSTYLRYGTAKDKRIAALTYRGFGYYKIEAWKLSEHDYRRALAMDKENGRVHYLMGRTKIELQEPDSACFYFNKAYELGYSAALLELRANCY; encoded by the coding sequence TTGGACCAAACCTTTTATACCGTACTTGGCATTAGCCCGGCTGCCACGCAGCAGGAGGTGAAGCATGCGTATAAAAAACTGGCTGTTAAATACCACCCTGATAAAAACCCCGGTAACAAACAAGCTGAAGATAAATTCAAGCTGATAAATACGGCCTATCAGACTTTATCTAACCCCGGCAAACGAGCCCGCTACGACCTTAAACTGCAGTACCTGCGCGAGCGGCAACGTGTGGTGCAGCAATACCAGCCATACTATAACGAGCGGTACCGCTATACCCGAGAGCCGGCGCCTGTGTCGGAGCGTTATTACCGCACCATCCGCACACAAGAGCGCAAGTTCTCGCGCAAAGACCTGTACATTACCATTGCTTTTGTAAGTGGTATCCTGCTTTTTAGTTTGCTGCTGAAAGTGGTGATGGACCATATAGCAGGAGAAGACAAGTATAAAACAGCTTTAAGTTATATAAAAGATGGAAAGTACAGTAGTGCACACCGCCTGCTTTCGGATGCGATAGATTTTAAGCCGCAACACGCTGCTGCTTACAAAGAAAGGGGGCGGCTGGAGCTAAACGTGTTTGAAGATTATGAAGCCGCTCTCGAAGATTTTAACCAGGTGATAGCACTTGATAAAAAGCCATCGGCAGAAGTATATTTTATGCGGGGAGTCAGCAAGCAGCATTTATCGAGTTACCTGCAAGCCGAAACAGACCTGAATCAGGCTATACAATTAAACCAGAAACTATGGGATGCTTACCTGGCACGCGGTGAAGTGCGCCTCTTTTATCTGCAGAAGTATAAACCGGCTCTAAGCGACCTGTCTACCTACCTGCGGTATGGTACTGCCAAAGACAAACGTATAGCTGCGCTTACGTATCGTGGGTTTGGGTACTATAAAATCGAAGCCTGGAAGCTATCGGAGCATGACTACCGGCGTGCGCTGGCAATGGATAAGGAAAACGGGCGCGTACATTATTTAATGGGCCGTACAAAGATAGAGCTGCAGGAGCCAGATTCGGCATGCTTCTACTTTAACAAAGCTTATGAGTTAGGTTATTCAGCTGCGCTGCTGGAGTTGCGGGCTAATTGTTATTAG
- a CDS encoding 4Fe-4S dicluster domain-containing protein, giving the protein MIGISNIIFLIVAAIGIGLFVWQIRKIRKNVLMGRDLVLEDNPSERINKTLLVAFGQQKMFKRMLPAILHLFVYVGFLVINIEVLEILIDGIFGTHRVLGFMGPVYDGLMAVNEILAALVIIACVMFLWRRNVTRVPRLATGVEMRAWPRMDANVILITEIVLMFALFAFNIADLKLAELNGQELAGAFPVSQLFVNAFGSDAGTLATIASVGWWIHIIGILAFMNYLPSSKHFHIIMAFPNVYYSKLVPKGKFTTNPAITHEIKAMLDPSYQPPAPEVDAEGNPVMQRFGAKDVEDLTWKQLMDAYTCTECGRCTSVCPANITGKLLSPRKIVMDTRDRMEEKGEHPAIFRPNHYKEMGVERVETTEEKTLLRGYITPEELWACTTCNACVESCPVNIDQLSTIMDLRRYLVLEESAAPASLNAMFTNIENNGAPWAFPASDRFNWADELYLPSKN; this is encoded by the coding sequence GTGATAGGAATTTCAAACATTATCTTCCTGATTGTGGCAGCCATAGGCATTGGCCTGTTTGTTTGGCAGATCCGCAAAATCCGTAAAAACGTGCTCATGGGCCGCGACCTTGTATTAGAGGACAACCCATCGGAGCGTATCAATAAAACATTGCTGGTAGCTTTCGGGCAGCAGAAAATGTTTAAGCGCATGTTGCCGGCTATACTTCACTTGTTTGTGTATGTAGGTTTCCTGGTGATCAACATTGAGGTGCTGGAGATCCTGATAGATGGTATCTTTGGTACGCACCGCGTGTTGGGCTTTATGGGGCCAGTTTATGACGGCCTGATGGCAGTGAACGAGATACTGGCTGCATTGGTAATTATTGCCTGCGTGATGTTCTTATGGAGACGTAATGTAACACGCGTGCCGCGCCTGGCAACTGGTGTAGAAATGCGTGCATGGCCCAGAATGGATGCAAACGTTATCCTGATCACGGAGATCGTGCTGATGTTTGCGCTGTTTGCCTTTAACATAGCCGACCTGAAACTGGCAGAACTGAATGGACAGGAGTTGGCTGGCGCTTTTCCGGTAAGCCAACTGTTTGTAAATGCTTTTGGCTCTGATGCCGGTACGCTGGCAACTATAGCTTCAGTGGGTTGGTGGATACACATCATTGGTATTTTGGCTTTTATGAACTACCTGCCAAGCTCCAAGCACTTTCACATCATCATGGCTTTCCCGAACGTGTACTACTCTAAGTTGGTGCCAAAAGGCAAATTTACAACCAACCCGGCTATCACCCACGAAATTAAAGCCATGCTAGACCCAAGCTACCAGCCACCGGCACCGGAAGTAGATGCGGAAGGCAACCCGGTAATGCAGCGCTTTGGTGCAAAAGACGTGGAAGACCTGACCTGGAAGCAACTGATGGACGCTTATACTTGTACGGAGTGTGGTCGCTGTACTTCTGTGTGCCCGGCTAACATTACAGGCAAGTTGCTTTCACCGCGTAAGATTGTGATGGATACCCGCGACCGTATGGAAGAAAAAGGGGAGCACCCGGCTATCTTCAGGCCAAACCATTACAAAGAGATGGGCGTGGAGCGTGTAGAGACAACAGAAGAAAAGACCCTGTTGCGTGGTTATATTACACCGGAAGAGCTATGGGCTTGTACTACCTGCAACGCCTGCGTAGAGTCCTGCCCGGTTAATATAGACCAGCTTTCTACGATCATGGACCTGCGCCGCTACCTGGTGCTGGAAGAGTCTGCTGCGCCGGCTTCGCTTAATGCCATGTTCACCAACATCGAGAACAACGGTGCTCCTTGGGCATTTCCGGCATCCGACCGCTTTAACTGGGCCGACGAACTATACTTACCAAGCAAAAACTAG
- a CDS encoding (Fe-S)-binding protein — translation MEVNKKLIKVPTMAEMAANGQEPEVLFWVGCAGSFDDRYKRVTRAFVQILEHVGIKYAVLGTEESCTGEPAKRAGNEFLFQMQALTNIEVLNAYNIKKIVTACPHCFNTIKNEYPDLGGNYEVIHHSTFLQQLINEGKVHVQGGEAFKGQRITYHDSCYLGRANDIYEAPRDVLAALDADLVEMKRVRANGLCCGAGGAQMFKEPEPGRKDINVERTEEALATLGKGKGVIATACPFCMVMMSDGVKNKEQEENVKVFDIAELIAQAEGLTK, via the coding sequence ATGGAAGTAAATAAAAAGTTAATAAAAGTACCTACCATGGCCGAAATGGCTGCTAATGGCCAGGAGCCGGAAGTGCTGTTTTGGGTAGGTTGTGCCGGTTCTTTTGATGACCGCTACAAAAGAGTAACACGTGCCTTTGTGCAGATACTGGAGCACGTAGGTATAAAGTATGCCGTGTTGGGTACTGAAGAAAGCTGTACCGGAGAGCCAGCCAAGCGTGCAGGTAACGAGTTCCTGTTTCAGATGCAGGCGCTTACCAATATCGAGGTACTGAATGCTTACAACATTAAAAAAATTGTAACAGCTTGCCCGCATTGTTTTAATACTATAAAGAATGAGTATCCTGACCTGGGCGGTAACTATGAAGTAATTCACCACTCTACGTTCTTACAACAGCTGATCAACGAAGGCAAGGTACACGTGCAGGGTGGCGAAGCTTTTAAAGGCCAGCGCATTACCTACCACGATTCTTGTTACTTAGGCAGAGCCAACGACATTTATGAAGCCCCACGCGACGTACTCGCTGCCCTGGATGCCGATTTGGTAGAAATGAAACGAGTGCGTGCTAATGGTTTATGCTGTGGTGCCGGTGGTGCTCAGATGTTTAAAGAGCCGGAGCCAGGCAGAAAAGATATCAACGTAGAGCGTACCGAAGAAGCTTTGGCAACGTTAGGTAAAGGTAAAGGCGTAATTGCAACAGCCTGCCCGTTCTGTATGGTAATGATGAGCGACGGTGTGAAAAACAAGGAGCAGGAAGAAAACGTAAAAGTTTTCGATATAGCTGAGCTGATCGCCCAGGCCGAAGGACTTACTAAATAA
- a CDS encoding OmpA family protein: MHQMPYANQIFKSLKHICLLAFIALFINACGASQYLGKGDKRFEMEQYDKAIEYYKQALKSSKSPGEVNFKIAESYRLSNRLAEAEPYYKAALDGGYRKEEAFYYYGMTLKANGKYEEALNQLQDYVSIGTNSRLKGLAAREVENFGQLSDIMRGRQAYEVQNLQALNTEASEFGPYILNNDLVFSSTRGPGKAYMGNGEGFIDIYATTLTDSVGEMGGAVRKFENVNIEGLHDALATFANEGRTMVFARGNEGKKKGRQNVDLFVTYFRSNAWTEPKLLTINDARAWDSSPAFSPDGKTLYFSSDRKGGLGGNDIYRVELDENNRFGSPENLGPDINTPGNESFVHVSPDGTLYIASDGLPGLGNLDLFRVDNGKPVNMGTPVNSPGDDFSIYFQSTTRGFFSSNREGGKGGDDLYSLVKSQRKLVNFYVDGTVYLRREKDKKQTIVPNQLVVLQNDKGQKIKETTSDAEGKFSFSLDTASTYSLVSEKAGFFTARTRVTTVGKIPAQDKLLEDVNDIRLTATLVLNEIVKEKAIVLENIFYDFDKADIRPDAAIELDKLVEVLNDNPNISIELSSHTDVRGSDVYNQDLSQRRAESAVEYIISKGIDRSRITAKGYGESRLVVKNAKTDAEHQRNRRTEFKVVRIKE; encoded by the coding sequence ATGCACCAGATGCCATACGCTAACCAAATATTCAAAAGCCTGAAGCACATTTGCTTACTGGCTTTTATAGCTTTATTTATAAACGCATGTGGGGCCTCGCAATATTTGGGTAAAGGTGATAAGCGGTTTGAGATGGAGCAATATGATAAAGCCATCGAATATTATAAGCAAGCGCTTAAAAGCTCTAAAAGCCCAGGCGAAGTAAATTTTAAGATTGCAGAGTCATACCGCCTGTCAAACAGATTGGCAGAGGCGGAGCCATACTATAAAGCAGCATTGGATGGCGGCTATCGCAAAGAAGAAGCGTTTTACTACTATGGCATGACGCTAAAAGCGAATGGTAAGTACGAAGAGGCGCTTAACCAGCTACAGGATTATGTAAGTATAGGCACCAACTCCAGGTTAAAAGGTTTGGCTGCACGTGAGGTAGAGAACTTCGGACAGTTAAGCGACATTATGCGTGGGCGCCAGGCTTACGAAGTACAAAACCTGCAGGCCCTGAACACGGAAGCATCTGAATTCGGACCTTATATCCTGAACAACGATCTGGTTTTCTCATCTACACGGGGTCCCGGAAAAGCTTACATGGGCAATGGCGAAGGCTTTATAGATATCTATGCCACAACACTAACTGACTCGGTAGGGGAAATGGGTGGAGCTGTCCGGAAATTCGAGAATGTGAACATTGAAGGCTTACATGATGCCCTGGCGACTTTTGCTAACGAAGGCCGCACGATGGTGTTTGCCAGAGGCAACGAGGGTAAAAAGAAAGGCCGCCAGAACGTAGATCTATTTGTAACTTATTTCCGCTCAAACGCCTGGACCGAACCTAAACTATTAACTATAAACGATGCCCGCGCCTGGGATTCATCGCCGGCATTCTCACCGGATGGTAAAACATTATACTTCTCTTCTGACAGAAAAGGCGGTTTAGGCGGCAACGATATCTATAGAGTTGAGCTAGACGAAAATAATAGATTTGGTTCTCCTGAAAATTTAGGGCCAGACATAAACACGCCTGGCAACGAAAGCTTTGTGCATGTATCGCCGGATGGCACTTTATACATTGCTTCTGATGGCTTACCGGGTTTAGGTAACCTGGATTTATTTAGAGTAGATAATGGCAAGCCTGTGAATATGGGCACACCGGTAAACTCTCCTGGAGACGATTTCAGTATATATTTTCAGAGTACTACACGCGGTTTCTTCTCATCTAACCGCGAAGGCGGAAAAGGGGGAGACGATCTTTATAGTTTGGTTAAATCGCAGCGCAAGCTGGTTAATTTCTATGTAGATGGTACGGTATACCTACGCCGTGAGAAAGACAAAAAGCAAACTATAGTTCCGAACCAACTGGTAGTACTGCAAAACGATAAAGGCCAGAAAATAAAAGAAACTACTTCTGATGCCGAAGGCAAGTTCTCTTTTAGCCTTGATACTGCTTCTACTTACTCATTGGTTTCTGAAAAAGCCGGTTTCTTTACAGCACGCACACGCGTTACAACAGTTGGCAAAATACCTGCACAGGATAAGTTACTGGAAGATGTAAATGATATTCGCTTAACGGCCACACTGGTGCTGAATGAGATTGTGAAAGAGAAAGCGATTGTGCTGGAAAATATTTTCTATGACTTTGATAAAGCTGACATCAGGCCGGATGCTGCCATTGAGCTGGATAAGCTGGTAGAAGTATTAAATGACAATCCGAACATTTCAATAGAGCTAAGCTCTCATACCGACGTTCGTGGTTCAGATGTTTACAACCAGGATCTGTCGCAACGCCGGGCCGAGTCTGCTGTGGAATACATTATTTCTAAAGGTATAGACCGCTCACGCATTACTGCAAAAGGCTATGGCGAAAGCAGGCTGGTAGTTAAAAATGCTAAAACAGATGCAGAACATCAGCGAAACAGACGTACAGAATTTAAAGTGGTGCGTATAAAAGAGTAA
- a CDS encoding AIR synthase related protein → MENRYLRRGVSASKEDVHNAIKNIDKGIFPKAFCKIIPDILTGDPDYCNIMHADGAGTKSSLAYLYWKETGDLSVWKGIAQDAVIMNTDDLLCVGATDNILLSSTIGRNKNLVPGEVIAAVINGTEEVLEMLRDNGIGIYSTGGETADVGDLVRTIIVDSTVTARMRRDEVISNHTIQPGDVIVGFASYGQATYETEYNGGMGSNGLTSARHDVFHSYLANSYPESYDPELPADLVYSGNKRLTDVDKETGMEIGKLVLSPTRTYAPIVKAILEQHRQHIHGMVHCSGGAQTKVLHFTDKVHIIKDNLFPTPPLFRIIQEQSHTDWKEMYKVFNMGHRLEIYLPEQYAQELIDISRSFNVDAQIIGRVEASKINELTIKSAHGEFYYEG, encoded by the coding sequence ATGGAAAACAGATATTTGCGCCGTGGCGTGTCGGCTTCCAAAGAAGATGTGCACAACGCCATCAAAAACATCGACAAAGGCATTTTCCCAAAAGCTTTTTGCAAGATCATCCCAGATATACTTACCGGTGACCCCGACTACTGCAACATTATGCACGCCGACGGAGCTGGTACCAAATCATCGTTAGCATACCTGTACTGGAAAGAGACCGGCGACCTGAGCGTCTGGAAAGGCATTGCCCAGGATGCAGTGATCATGAATACCGACGACCTGCTTTGCGTTGGCGCTACCGATAATATACTGCTTTCGTCAACTATAGGGCGTAACAAAAATTTGGTGCCTGGTGAGGTTATTGCAGCTGTAATAAACGGTACCGAAGAAGTACTGGAGATGCTCCGGGATAACGGTATTGGTATTTACAGCACCGGCGGCGAAACAGCTGATGTGGGCGATTTGGTACGTACCATTATAGTAGACAGCACCGTAACCGCCCGCATGCGCCGTGACGAAGTGATCAGTAACCATACCATACAGCCCGGCGATGTAATTGTAGGCTTTGCATCTTACGGCCAGGCTACTTATGAAACAGAATATAATGGCGGCATGGGCAGCAACGGCCTTACTTCGGCACGCCACGATGTATTCCATAGTTACCTGGCAAACTCATATCCTGAAAGTTACGATCCTGAACTGCCTGCTGACTTGGTATACTCCGGTAATAAGCGCCTGACGGATGTAGACAAAGAAACAGGAATGGAAATAGGTAAGCTGGTATTATCTCCAACGCGTACCTATGCGCCTATAGTAAAAGCTATACTTGAGCAACACCGCCAGCACATACATGGTATGGTGCATTGTAGCGGCGGCGCCCAGACCAAAGTGCTGCACTTTACCGATAAGGTACACATCATAAAAGATAACCTTTTCCCTACGCCGCCATTGTTCCGCATTATACAGGAGCAAAGCCACACCGACTGGAAAGAGATGTACAAAGTATTTAATATGGGACACCGCCTGGAGATATACTTACCTGAGCAATATGCCCAGGAACTGATCGATATTTCCAGATCGTTTAATGTAGATGCACAGATAATTGGCCGCGTGGAAGCAAGTAAAATCAACGAACTAACTATAAAAAGCGCCCACGGCGAATTTTACTACGAAGGATAA